Proteins co-encoded in one Dyella japonica A8 genomic window:
- a CDS encoding glycosyltransferase — protein sequence MSAVATPARSLTIVQLIPALQSGGAERSALEIARALVQAGHQSIVISAGGRMVSQLEAEGSRHITLDVGRKSLSTLMKVGQLRKLLRELKPDIVHARSRLPAWLGWWAIKGIKPAPHFVTTVHGLNSPGRYSAILLRGERVIAVSQTLRDFMLSHYSWLEPGRVRVIPRGIDPDAFPYGHRPDDNWRKAFFAEFPALAGAPLLTLPGRGTRLKGHHDAIELVAELKRRGIDVRLLLLGVIEPGREAYVQELRDLVRTRGLEAQVVMTPARADVRDIYAISSLVLQLSNKPESFGRTVIEALSLCRPVLGYAHGGVGELLAELYPAGRVPPADRERLVERAAELLRVAPPIPMLQSYRLSDMQQATLALYDELTAV from the coding sequence ATGTCAGCAGTCGCCACGCCAGCGAGGTCCCTGACCATCGTGCAGCTGATCCCCGCCCTTCAATCGGGCGGGGCGGAGCGGTCTGCGCTGGAAATTGCGCGTGCGCTGGTTCAGGCGGGGCACCAGTCGATCGTGATCTCCGCTGGCGGTCGCATGGTGTCCCAGCTGGAAGCCGAAGGTAGCCGTCACATCACCCTGGACGTCGGCCGCAAGTCGTTGTCCACCCTCATGAAGGTGGGCCAGCTGCGCAAGCTGCTGCGCGAGCTCAAGCCCGACATCGTGCATGCCCGTTCGCGCCTGCCGGCCTGGCTGGGTTGGTGGGCCATCAAGGGCATCAAGCCGGCGCCGCACTTCGTGACCACGGTGCACGGGCTCAACTCGCCCGGCCGCTACAGCGCCATCCTGCTGCGCGGCGAGCGGGTCATCGCCGTTTCGCAGACCCTGCGCGACTTCATGCTGAGCCACTACTCGTGGCTGGAGCCCGGCCGCGTGCGGGTGATCCCCCGTGGCATCGACCCCGACGCCTTTCCGTATGGCCACCGGCCGGACGACAACTGGCGCAAGGCCTTCTTCGCTGAATTCCCGGCACTGGCCGGTGCCCCGCTGCTGACCCTGCCGGGTCGCGGTACCCGCCTGAAGGGCCACCACGACGCCATCGAGCTGGTGGCCGAACTCAAGCGTCGCGGCATCGACGTGCGCCTGCTCCTGCTGGGCGTGATCGAGCCGGGGCGCGAGGCCTACGTCCAGGAGCTGCGCGACCTTGTGCGCACCCGCGGCCTGGAGGCTCAGGTGGTGATGACGCCGGCACGCGCCGACGTGCGCGACATCTACGCCATCTCCTCGCTGGTGCTGCAGCTTTCCAACAAACCGGAATCCTTCGGGCGCACGGTAATCGAAGCCCTGTCGTTGTGCCGCCCGGTGCTGGGCTACGCGCACGGTGGCGTAGGTGAGTTGCTGGCCGAGCTGTACCCTGCCGGCCGCGTGCCGCCGGCAGACCGCGAGCGTCTGGTCGAGCGCGCGGCGGAGCTGCTGCGCGTGGCGCCGCCCATTCCGATGCTGCAGAGCTACCGCCTGAGCGACATGCAGCAGGCCACGCTGGCCCTGTACGACGAGCTCACCGCCGTCTGA
- a CDS encoding zinc-finger domain-containing protein produces the protein MSPSPAAAPLIPANAENRYEVTRSDLPLSCPMPGMALWNSHPKVYLPVVEDGGESTCPYCGAHYVLRD, from the coding sequence ATGTCGCCTTCCCCTGCGGCTGCCCCGTTGATCCCGGCAAATGCCGAAAATCGTTATGAAGTGACGCGCTCGGACCTTCCGCTGTCCTGTCCGATGCCCGGCATGGCGCTGTGGAACTCGCATCCGAAGGTCTATTTGCCGGTGGTCGAGGACGGTGGCGAATCCACATGTCCTTATTGTGGCGCGCATTACGTGCTCCGCGACTGA
- a CDS encoding O-antigen ligase family protein produces MSPLAASLKAALRSPLLPFWLVIALLPFGRSSELGTFLCLIGTVLLFVRHPSALREHQGARLLLWLLAAYVGAALISAVDSLAPGKSWSTVAALLRYAPLGLYACFAIRREDKLDALYRAVAVVLALWSVDAWVQILTGWSLGGHAEPERISGIFGAGNLKLGPSLSVLSPFVLWAAQRRWGTRGVLVAFVFLLGPVLMSGSRASWLCYALVALGFAWRIARSPMRFIAVAGGLVVAVLLAGGVAWKTSERFQLRMDRTLQALGGSGQSVDAALSGRLDIWRTSVAMFEAHPVNGVGVRAYRYAYPHYAPPDDHFVVSLEACGPGEGACHAHQWVLEVLTETGVLGMLCWLAAIACALVAWRRVGSAARARAFPVTLALGVMLFPLNTHLAFYSAWWGLLFAWLLGLWCAALYVVPSQQGDAE; encoded by the coding sequence ATGAGTCCCCTTGCTGCATCCCTGAAGGCTGCCCTGCGTTCGCCGCTGCTGCCGTTCTGGCTGGTGATCGCCCTGTTGCCGTTCGGGCGCAGCTCCGAGCTGGGCACGTTCCTGTGCCTGATCGGCACCGTGCTGCTGTTCGTGCGTCACCCGTCCGCGCTGCGCGAGCACCAAGGTGCACGGCTGCTCCTGTGGCTGCTGGCCGCTTACGTGGGCGCCGCCCTGATCTCGGCGGTGGATTCGCTGGCCCCGGGCAAGAGCTGGAGCACGGTGGCAGCGCTGCTGCGCTATGCGCCCCTGGGCCTCTATGCCTGCTTCGCCATTCGCCGTGAAGACAAGCTCGATGCCTTGTATCGGGCAGTGGCCGTGGTGCTGGCGCTCTGGTCGGTCGATGCCTGGGTGCAGATCCTGACCGGATGGAGCCTCGGCGGCCACGCGGAACCCGAGCGCATCTCGGGCATCTTCGGCGCCGGCAACCTGAAGCTCGGCCCGAGTCTGTCCGTGCTCTCGCCCTTTGTGCTGTGGGCTGCCCAGCGGCGCTGGGGAACGCGGGGCGTGCTGGTGGCGTTCGTGTTCCTGCTGGGGCCGGTGCTGATGTCGGGGTCGCGAGCCTCCTGGCTGTGCTATGCCCTGGTCGCCCTGGGTTTCGCCTGGCGCATCGCGCGTTCGCCGATGCGTTTCATCGCCGTGGCGGGTGGCCTGGTGGTGGCGGTGCTCCTGGCAGGGGGCGTCGCCTGGAAGACCTCCGAGCGGTTCCAGCTGCGCATGGATCGCACCCTGCAGGCGCTGGGTGGTTCGGGACAGTCCGTGGATGCGGCGCTGAGCGGACGGCTGGATATCTGGCGCACCAGCGTGGCGATGTTCGAGGCCCACCCGGTCAACGGTGTTGGCGTGCGCGCCTATCGCTACGCCTATCCGCACTATGCGCCGCCGGATGATCACTTCGTGGTATCCCTCGAGGCGTGTGGGCCGGGAGAGGGCGCCTGCCATGCGCATCAGTGGGTATTGGAGGTGCTGACCGAAACCGGCGTGCTGGGCATGCTGTGCTGGCTGGCAGCGATCGCATGCGCGCTTGTGGCATGGCGCCGGGTGGGCAGCGCTGCGCGCGCGCGGGCGTTTCCCGTCACCCTGGCGTTGGGCGTGATGCTGTTTCCGCTCAATACGCACCTGGCCTTCTATTCGGCCTGGTGGGGTCTGCTGTTTGCGTGGCTGCTGGGTCTGTGGTGCGCGGCGCTCTACGTGGTTCCGTCGCAGCAGGGAGACGCCGAGTGA